The genomic stretch AGAAACGCCCTTCTCCTCTACCTCTGGCCCTGACCTTTACTTTGTGGTAGAGTCAAGTGGAGGGACGGTGCTGTATGAAGAAACCCGACCTGATGGTCAAACTCCCGATAGGCGTGATGCCCCCAACTGCTTTTGCATAAACCTATGTGTTGACTTTGAGATACCTGGTCCGGATACAATTGTGAGTGCGTGGACAGGCATCGGCACTCAATTTACCATCCCTGTGGGTGTAGATCTAAATGATTTTGACACTGAAGGTTATGCCGGCTCTTTGCGATATGGGCTTACCGGTGCCATACGTGCCACAGGACAAGTAGCCATTAGCAGTACCAACAAAGCCATGCAGGGCAATCCTTATGAGTACCGCTTTTTGGTGAGCGATAGCGTAACTGGTGTAAATGGAGGCGTGCCGGTAAATGCAGCCAACTTCACCAAAATAGTAGGTGTGGATTCTGGACTATTTTCTTCCATCAAAATAGGACAGATGTGGTACAACGGTAGTCCTTTTAAAGTTGTTGATATTGAAGCCACCACTGCTGACCTGGACAGCGATGGTTGGCTGGATGCAAACCAAAGTGTGCTTCGCACTTTTACCGATGACCCCGGCCTAAACCCTGCTGACCTTACCGACCCAACAGAAAGTAGCAAATGGCACTGGGTAGACTTGGACGGAATGATGGGAATAAATACCTCCGTGCTTACGGATAATAACATGCCCAGTGTGGGACAAGCTGGCGATGCAGTACCCCCAGCGCAGCGTAAAGGCGTGGAGAAAATAGCCATACGCTTTGAACTTCGCGAAGTGATTGATAAGGCTGCCAACAATTTCAATTATCTCTCCGGCAGTGGGCAAACCTTAAATGCCATGGTGGTAAACAACACCGCTCCTACAGTGGAATTTGAAATTAAACAAAACAGCGGTGGAGCGGCTTGTGATGCCCTTAGCGGAAATATAGATGTGGCCTACACTGCCCACCACCCAGAGTTGGAAGATGTGCGCATAAACATTAGAAGTAATGACAGCGCCATAAACACAAACCTTGTAGGGCCAGGACTGCCGGTAAACAATAATACCAATGCAGGTCTAAACCATCGTAATGATGCCAGCCTGCCAATTACTCAGGCACCAAATAGTATAGCACTTAAAACCTGCTCATACATTGCCACCTTTAATGTAAAACGAAGATTGCATACAGGTGATGGTGGTATTGGCACCCATCAAATACAGAAGTCTTTCTACTACACCGCGTAGTTTTAATAAGTTTTCATTTATCGCAGCCTCTTCATTTATTTGAAGGGGCTGTTTTGTGTGGATACCTTCATTAAAAGCCACATAGACCAATTGTCTTTTTTTATAAATTTCCCAAGCTTTACTCCACTTCTCACATATTTTTATGTGTTTTGATTTGTTTAATTAAAAAATTACTTTAAAACCTCCAATTTGAACAACTCCATTTTCTTCGTTCTTGTCATAGCCCTTATTCTCGGTGTCATGATCTATAACTTCTTTTTCAGCAAAAAGGCCAGGATAAACCGAAAGTTGAAAAAGGCTCCATCACGCAAAATATCTGAATTTAAGGATGGCGAAGTTGCCAAAATTGTTGGAGAGGTATTTCCAATTGGTGAACTGCTTTTAGCTCCTTTATCCAAAAGAAAATGTTCTTACTATTATGTGCTTATAGAGCAAAAGAAGTCCAGTGGCAAAAATTCATATTGGCGTACCATTATTGAGAATGAGGTTTCGCATAAATTTTTGATAAAGGAAGGTGAGCATTATGCCTTAATCAATGACACACGTGTGATGAGCAATATTGTAATCGATAAGGAGTATTCTTCTGGCTTACTTAATGATGCTACAATGCAACTAGAGAGCTATTTGAAAAAGCATAATCATGAGAGCGAAAATTTCTTTGGCTTTAACAAACAGCTGCGATACAAAGAAGGCATTCTAGAAACCAATGAAAGAGTTTCGGTTTTGGGCCAAGGTCAATGGAAAAGCGCTGAAGAGCTTGAACTGCCTTTAGAATATGGAAACATACTTGTACTTACCGCAGCAGATGATGAGCATATTTACCTAAGTGATAACCCCGAAACCACACAAGTGAACACGGTAAAACCTACCCGAAACCGATATAATAAAAGGTATAGAAAGTAGCCCAACTAAAGGCACTATTGACAATACGCTGCAATATCCTTATATTCGTTTTCTGCTACGCAACATTATTTGTTGTACCACTTGAATAATGCCTTAAAATATGAACGTGAAAAATCTTCTTTTCTTCGCTATCATAGTTTCGCTTTTTGCCTGTAATAAGGAGGAAGACGAAAAGGCTACCATCAATTACTACATGACGTCCAATAAAAGCAGAACCTACGATCATGTAATGTTTCGCTTTGACTACACGAGGGTTATCTATAGTCATAATGACAGAGAAAGTGTTGTGGAACTTTTACCTCAAAACATAATTCTGGATTTAGATCGCCCATCAGAAATTTATCTGGGTTCCTCCCCTGCCGAGCCGGGCGAAATAAAAGGTTACAGTTTTCAAATTTCGGATGTGAAGGTGGTGAAAGATGGAGATACAATAGCTTTGGATCAACCCTACCAATATGACGACTATACCGAGTTTTCTCTCAATCCTGCAAAAGGAGACATCATGAATATCAATTTTGTGCTGGATGTAGATGGCTCCACCATTTTGGACACAATTACAGGCAACCACTGGATTAGCCCTAAAATCGCTGTAGAGTAATTCTTCCTTTCCAAATGGTTTGGTTTCGGTTTATATGTGTGATTTCTTAACTAAGCCTATTGAGATTAAGCTTTTATCTAAAAATCACCCACTCTCAATATTATAATCTCAAATCAGACGTTAGCTTTGCGAAGTGATTAATTCGATCCGAAATAGCGTCTACTTAAAAGTCATCTGGGGCTTTCTAGGCTTATTCTTGCTAAATATTAGCGTGGATAGTGTCGACCTTAATCCACAGCACATTTCAGAAGATTTAACCATCAATGATCAAGAAAGTATTATTGAAATTATAATAGAGAAACTTTTAGGTTTTGAAAATTTTGTTTCGGAGTACGATGATGTGGATTCTAATGAGACGGAAGGTAAAAATGGGCCTATAAATTTTGACACCCTACTAACCAATTCATTACATTCTTTTCGATCTTGCTTTATAGCCCATAAGTTGACCTTTGGTAATTACAGTCAAAGCATCACTACTGGATATTTTAAGCTACTCACCCCTCCTCCACAAGCCTGATTTGTTTGATAGCAATTTCTAGCGCCATTGTCTTTTTGACTCTTGGCACAAACTTTATTTATCTCAAAACAAATCATCATGAATATTCGAATATTAAAAGCATCAGCGCTTATGCTGATAGCTACCACGCATACTGTTGCCCAAAATCAAAATTCAATTAAAGACAGTCTTTTTATTAATGAAATAGAAGACTCTCAGGAACCTCCAAAAGTACTCCATGCCGAACCCTTGTACATCGACCTCATTCGTGACCTTGGAGCAAGAAAGGGCGAGAAGGAATGGAACCTTGGTTTGGGATTAACTGACAATTTAACCTTTGATTCATACGAAGCACTTGTAGAATACGAGTGGGCTCCCATTGATAGACTAGGCTTAGAAGTAGAGTTACCATTTACATTTTATAGCCCCTTGGGTGAACAATCAAAAGAGACTACGCCCAATAACAAGCTCAATAGCATTAAGCTTGCTACGCAGTGGTCATTTTTTGTAAGTGAAAAAATTGCAACCTCAATGGCCTTGGGTTATATAAATGAATTTGAACTTTCAGACTTTGGGAGTTTTGGAGATCCTTTAATCAAAGGAAATGTGTACAATCCATTTTTTGTGATTGCCAAACGATGGGGAAATAACATTCACTCATTGATATACACAGGGCCTATGATAGAACAGAATTTTGCCAGTTCAGATTTTCATTTTGCCTATGATATTAATACAAGCTTTCATTACATGATTACTGGTACTAGAAACTTTGTGGGTGTGGAGTTCAATAAAACTATCCACAACCATGATTTTGATATGACCATTCGTCCGCAGATGAGGCTTGGTATAACTCATAATATTATGATCGGTATAGTTGCCGGGATTCCTGTAAGCAGAGAAAATGAACGTTTTAGTTCTTTTCTACGACTTATTTGGGAGCCCAAAGAAAAGAAGCATCATTAGCGATTATACTAAAACAAGAAAGGCCTATTTGGCCTTTCTTGTAATAACTGTAAAAAATCATCTTAATTAATTCTGCCAGGTAAAGTCTTCTGACTTTGGCATGTTATCAAAGGCAACATGCGCTACTTCTGGTGGTACTGTAAGCTTACGCTTAATAGTATCTATCCAGGCTCCATCTACGGTAATTTCCGCACACAAAACATCCCCTTTCATTATTTGATGACGAATGGTCCAGCGCGAATAATCCTTGCGCATAGATACAATTGCGATGTTCATGGTTAGCTGATCTCCAAAATGTATTTCCTTCCTGAATACAGCTTCTTCCCTAAAAAGTATAGGCCCGAAGTTGTTCTTTACCATCACCATTGGTGAAAGGCCATTTTCAATAAGATACTGCGTTCGGTGCTGGGCTCCTAAATCATAATATACCGAATGACGAACGTGAAAATTTGGATCCATGTCGCTCCAGCGAAGGGAAATGGGTCTAGAATATTCTTTCATAATGCTTCTTTAGAATAATGGTCGAATTTACAGATTCAAGTTTAATATGCATGCATAAAGATTATAATATCCCTCTATTGCCATGTTGTGTATCTCCATAAAAAAAGCCCGTTGGCGAACCAACGGGCTTTCATAAATCAATACATCATTTCCTTTATTTCAAGAAAGAATACTTCTCCCCGTACATCAACATTTGCTGAGTAAAGTCAGTAGGATAAATCACTTCAATATCCTTGATGCTATCGCCTTCCATTACTGGCTTAAGCTCAGGCTGAATAAAGCCATTGTAAGGTGCAATGTGTAGCTTTTCGGTACGAGCCAATACTTCCTTGTGGATAGCAGGGTCTACCTGTACACCATAAGTTTCTACCAGCTTCTTCCCTGCTTCGTAGTCTCCCTCACTTTTTATACGCTGAATCTCACGAAGCTGATCGCCAAAGATTTCTCTTAGCTTATCGTAATCATTGATTACAAAGTAAGTTTTGCCATCAAGAGTTTTCTTCTCAATTATATTGTCTTCCTTACCAGTTTCATAAGCCCATTTAGCTACAAGCTGACGGTTACGCATATGATCCTCTTCAATGATTTCACCTACCTCAAGTCTGCGAAGTTGAAGCATCAACCCGTTGCGGATATAATTGTCATACTCAGCTTTTCCAACTTCCATGGTGTCGATAAGGCCCATTTCCATAAGCTTAGGATCCATGATGTAATAAAGGGCTACAAGGTCAGCGCGCCCTTCTTCCAAAGTAGAAGCATAGTTTCTCAAAGTTTCTTTTGGAGTACCTACACCATCATTCAGTTTACCCGAAGCATGACCCACCACCTCATGAAGTGCTGTGTGCATTTTACTAGAGTTACCAGCGTATTTCTTAGCACGCTCCAATTCTTCTTTGGTAAAGGTGAATTCCTCAAGAAATCCGGCTCCTTTGGCTTCTTCGTATGCATGCTCAATGTTGGCAAGACTCACAGACTTAGAACCATGCTCAGCTCTGATCCAGTTTGCGTTTGGAAGGTTCACACCGATTGGCGTGCTAGGCGTGGTTGCTCCAGCTTCACCAGCTACGTTCACCATCTTATACGTCACTCCTTTTACGTTTGGCTTTTTGTGCTCATCCATTATAGGTGAGTTATCCTCAAAGTACTGGATGTTATCGCTGATAACCGCCATCTTTTTAGAAGCATCAAAATCCTTGATTTGTACCACAGTCTCGTAAGTAGCTTTGTAGCCTAATGGATCGTCATACACTTCAATAAACGAATTGATGTAGTCAATATCACCTTCGGTAGCTTCTACCCAGGCAATGTTGTACTCATCCCATTTTTTAAGGTCTCCGGTTTTGTAATAGTCGATAAGAATACCCAAAGCTTTTCCTTGAGCTTCGTTTTCGGCCACTCCTTGTGCTTTTTCCAACCAACCGATGATTTCGGTGATGGCAGAACCATACATTCCTTCAGCACTCCACTTTACTTCTTTAATGCTACCATCTTCGGCTCTCACCAATTTAGAGTTAAGTCCGTAGCTGATAGGCGTTTTAGTGTTTGGATCAATCTGCTTTTTGTAAAAAGCAATTGCTTCTTCTTCGGTAATATCCGGATCGTAGAAGTTTACCGCTGAAGCTAAAAGCAAATCCTGATCAGAATCTTTGCTCACCTTCTTCATATCCTTATCATTGAATATCACATCTGTAGCTTCAGCCGAAAGGCTAGTATTGCTCTCAGAAAGCAATTGCTCAAAGTATGCCTTTTCAAACCCAGGCTTCATTTTGGCATTGCTGTAATGGTGATGAATACCATTGCTGAACCATACACGCTTGGTGTAAGTCATAAAGTTTTTCCAATCCTCGCTTTCTTTGTCGCCATTGTAGTTTTTCACAATAGCTTCCAAAGCGTTACGAATTTCCAGATTGTGGCGGTAGTACTGATCCCATGTAATATCACGGCCACTAAGCCCTGCTTGTGTAAGGTAGTATACCAATTCTTTTTGCTTAAGGCTAAGATTATCCCAACCTTCTATTTGGTAACGAAGGATGCGTAAATCCGCAAACTGCTCCGTTTCCCATTGAAAATTATCGTGTGAATCTTTATTCATCACTTCTTCGGTAGCCTCTTTGGGCTCCGAACCTTGTTGATTACAACTCATAAAAAATATACTTGCTGATAATACTAAGCTAACTCGCTTCATACACGGATTTTAATTAAAGCCCCGAATATAGGAAGATAGCCACAGTGGTGAAAGAGGCATTTTAAATAAAAAAAAGACTTTCATAAATTCACACCCAACTTGTTAGCCCAACGTATCGTTACTCTACTACAACTAAACTCATAAAAATGAAAAAACTTCTACCCCTCCTGCTTTTTGCCTTCAGCCTTTCGGCAAATGCTCAGAACTATAAATTGTTTCCCAACCCAAGTGATACTTTGGCGTTTTCAGATACAGAAGGAAATGTGATTTTTATTGCTTTTGATTCCATTAGTTCTGGAAACACCTATTGGCCACAAAAGGAAACCCACCCGGACTTTACTGGTTCTTTAAATAAAAATTGTTTCGGACACTTGTTTGATACAGCCTGGTGCGGTTATCAGATAGTTAACCTTGCACCGATGAAGTATACCTTTCATCATACTTTTTATGAATTTGAAATAGATCTATCAGCCCGAAACACCAGTCCTGATTCTATTGGCTGGTTAAGAGCATATGGTATGTCGTACACTTTGCTATCAAAATTTATTGGAAAGTCTCAACAAACACTATTCAATAATCAAATCGATTCCTTGCTGACTTTTGAAATCACGGCTTTGGATTCGAATGGAATTACTCATTTCACTAACCATTATTTTGAGGTTTCCAAAAACCATGGGCTTATAAGTATCCCTTTACTTTATAACTCAGATCAATATTATGCCCCAACCTATAATTCTTCAAATGCCTTTACCCGAAGCCTCTTTAAGCCTTTAACCAACGGAGATATTTATGATTTTCAGGCGGGAGACATATTTCACTACTATCATGGTTCATACACTATTGATCAGCCTTGGAACAGGCACAGGACTTATTCGAACCTTACTATTATTGATAAAAATCAAATCAATGCGGATAGCGTTTTATACACGGTAAATCGTGTGTACAATAAGTTTGTACTAAATACACAAACACCTCCATTTCAAATGGAAGAAATTATTTACCGTGATACAGTTAAGTTTGGCTACGGACAACTGAATGAGCGCATAACTAATGAACTGACTTTTCAGTCGGACACTGCAGGGTCTCATCTTCCCTATTATGGATATTCTACATCTTATTCGCTTAGTGAAAAATTCAAATCGACATTTGACACCAATTTGAAACGCTCTGGGGTTTTCACATCTAGCAATCAGTTTCCAACCAATGGTTCTTGTATTTTAATACCTTTTGAACCTTCTCCTAAAGAAGCTTTATATCTTTCAGGCTTAGGGAGAGTACACTATTACGATGTGAACTTTCCTCAGGTAAATGAGCAGAGCCTCATCTATTTTGAAAGCTCTACCGGCCAAACCTGGGGAAAACCTTATAACATCAGCATCGAGGAACTCGCTCAACAAAGGCCACTAAAAATCTACCCCAACCCAGCTTCGGATGTTTTGAATATTGAATTGCCAGATGGGGTGCAACAAATGGAAATCACGATAATTGATCAGGTTGGGCGAACTCTATTGAAAGAAAGCATTACAAAGGAAAAATCAGGTATTTCGGTTGAGGCCTTATCCCCTGGAGCTTACTTTATCAGAACCAATAAAGGTTCGGCAGTTCCTTTTATAAAACGCTAAACCAACTCCTTTTCTGTAATCACCCTAAAGCGATAATCCAGAGGATCCAGGCTTTCGAAAAACTGCTCAATAAAGGCTGAGCCATATTCTGAAAAATACACCGATAGATTGTCGTGTCTTTCTTGTAGGCTTCCTTTTGGGAAAAGTGCAAAATACACACGCTCTAGCTTTTCCATTTGGTCAGACTGCCTGCGCTTTTCAGCACGGATTAGCTTTTTCTTTAAGTTATCTAAACCATTCAGTTGCTTCTGGCGCTGAGCATTTACAGCCCCCAGCATACTTTTATCGGTAAGATTAGCCACATCTTCCAGCTCATCAAACATCTGCTGTAGCTTTTGCTGATAAGGGTCAAGCTCTACATCCACAGGCGCATGTTCAGATACATAGTTCTTCTTCACCTCATGCAAAGGATAAAACAGATCCGAAACCTTTAAACCCATTTCTTCAAGTTTGCTCTTTTCTTTAGCAGGAACCCAAAGCGCAGAGTTACGCAGCATCAACATTGGGAAGGGAATCTTAAATGCATCAAACATATCTTTAAGCTGAAACCAATAGGCCAGTTCACCACCTCCTCCTATGTAAGCAAGGTTGGGCAAAATCACTTCCTGATAAAGCGGACGAAGAATTACATTTGGGCTAAATCGCTCTGGGTTATCGTTCAACTCTTTTAGAATTTCTTCTTGGCTGAACTCCAATTTGGTATTCAAAACATACCAGCGACCATCTCGTTTTCCGATGCGCTCGCGCAATCCATCCTTTATGTAGAATAGATTTATATCACGAGGGTGAACCTGCTGAAAGTAAACCTCTTCTAGTTTTGAAGTGGTTTTAGAAACAAAATCATGAGATGCACTTTTTAGCAGCTCATCTTTAAATAGAGGCTGCATCAAAGTTTTTAGTTTGGACGAATCACCATCAACTATTACTAAGCCATGTTCACCAAATAAACGATGAACCAAATAGCGTGTGGCTTCCGCTAAATTTCTACCCTCCGAATATGCTGTTTTGAGCAACTCACAAAACTTCTTTGCAAAGGTACCAGGGCCAAGATGCTCGTTAAGCTCTTTAATTAATGGCTCAATACCTTCTGTAGAAAACCTCCCTACAGGGCCACCTGATTCTTTATTCCAGCGCAAGCGACCACCAAAAAGGTTGATGAAGTTTATCTCCTCAAAATCATGATCTTCAGTTGCCATCCAGTATACAGGCACAAAGTTGTTTTCCGGATAAGCCTTCTTTAGCTCACGGCTAAGGTTGATGGTAGAGACAATTTTGTACAAAAAATATAATGGCCCGGTAAACAAGTTTAGCTGATGCCCTGTGGTAACGGTAAACGTTTTGCCATCAGCGAGAAGCTGAATATTCTCAAGAGTTTTAGATGTATCTGCAGATTTCCCCAAATCAGAATACTGCTCCAAGAGTGCTTCTACAAGCACTTTTCTACCTTCTGGAGTGAAGCTACTCTTCTCTTCTATCTGATCTTTAAAATTTTCAAGATTAGGAAACCTATTGTAAAATGGTTTCAATGTTGGGTCTTGATCTAAGTAGTCGCAAATAAGCTTTGAGAAATATCTCGTGTTGCGATAGTTCAAACAGTGAGTGTCATCCATAGAAAGCAAAAGTAGAAAATGCGGCATTTTGTTTTATCATACGTTTATAGAATTAACCTATTTGGCATTTTATGCCCTTTGCAAATGCCATACCTTGCAGCAGTAATTGAAAATAAATCAATGGATACC from Owenweeksia hongkongensis DSM 17368 encodes the following:
- a CDS encoding transthyretin-like family; its protein translation is MSFIIRGNLCGYICRDCRESLSNVVVRIYEPGDSQNQPDIVAADPKYTLQVLDEKEVNAKKKQLLAEGKTDESGSFEITLPKGYNGGPVVIDVSLSRVPEQTSDVKKTVQFSITTLQPAWRGNDNDHYFTWSYCLSYRFWCAIRALFDAWVICGTVRSCVDNKTPLVGVKVSAFDADWLSDDLLGTATTDGGGHFRIDYTSKDFKQTFLSPIINVETPFSSTSGPDLYFVVESSGGTVLYEETRPDGQTPDRRDAPNCFCINLCVDFEIPGPDTIVSAWTGIGTQFTIPVGVDLNDFDTEGYAGSLRYGLTGAIRATGQVAISSTNKAMQGNPYEYRFLVSDSVTGVNGGVPVNAANFTKIVGVDSGLFSSIKIGQMWYNGSPFKVVDIEATTADLDSDGWLDANQSVLRTFTDDPGLNPADLTDPTESSKWHWVDLDGMMGINTSVLTDNNMPSVGQAGDAVPPAQRKGVEKIAIRFELREVIDKAANNFNYLSGSGQTLNAMVVNNTAPTVEFEIKQNSGGAACDALSGNIDVAYTAHHPELEDVRINIRSNDSAINTNLVGPGLPVNNNTNAGLNHRNDASLPITQAPNSIALKTCSYIATFNVKRRLHTGDGGIGTHQIQKSFYYTA
- a CDS encoding acyl-CoA thioesterase, with product MKEYSRPISLRWSDMDPNFHVRHSVYYDLGAQHRTQYLIENGLSPMVMVKNNFGPILFREEAVFRKEIHFGDQLTMNIAIVSMRKDYSRWTIRHQIMKGDVLCAEITVDGAWIDTIKRKLTVPPEVAHVAFDNMPKSEDFTWQN
- the bshC gene encoding bacillithiol biosynthesis cysteine-adding enzyme BshC, encoding MPHFLLLLSMDDTHCLNYRNTRYFSKLICDYLDQDPTLKPFYNRFPNLENFKDQIEEKSSFTPEGRKVLVEALLEQYSDLGKSADTSKTLENIQLLADGKTFTVTTGHQLNLFTGPLYFLYKIVSTINLSRELKKAYPENNFVPVYWMATEDHDFEEINFINLFGGRLRWNKESGGPVGRFSTEGIEPLIKELNEHLGPGTFAKKFCELLKTAYSEGRNLAEATRYLVHRLFGEHGLVIVDGDSSKLKTLMQPLFKDELLKSASHDFVSKTTSKLEEVYFQQVHPRDINLFYIKDGLRERIGKRDGRWYVLNTKLEFSQEEILKELNDNPERFSPNVILRPLYQEVILPNLAYIGGGGELAYWFQLKDMFDAFKIPFPMLMLRNSALWVPAKEKSKLEEMGLKVSDLFYPLHEVKKNYVSEHAPVDVELDPYQQKLQQMFDELEDVANLTDKSMLGAVNAQRQKQLNGLDNLKKKLIRAEKRRQSDQMEKLERVYFALFPKGSLQERHDNLSVYFSEYGSAFIEQFFESLDPLDYRFRVITEKELV
- a CDS encoding dipeptidyl-peptidase 3 family protein, yielding MKRVSLVLSASIFFMSCNQQGSEPKEATEEVMNKDSHDNFQWETEQFADLRILRYQIEGWDNLSLKQKELVYYLTQAGLSGRDITWDQYYRHNLEIRNALEAIVKNYNGDKESEDWKNFMTYTKRVWFSNGIHHHYSNAKMKPGFEKAYFEQLLSESNTSLSAEATDVIFNDKDMKKVSKDSDQDLLLASAVNFYDPDITEEEAIAFYKKQIDPNTKTPISYGLNSKLVRAEDGSIKEVKWSAEGMYGSAITEIIGWLEKAQGVAENEAQGKALGILIDYYKTGDLKKWDEYNIAWVEATEGDIDYINSFIEVYDDPLGYKATYETVVQIKDFDASKKMAVISDNIQYFEDNSPIMDEHKKPNVKGVTYKMVNVAGEAGATTPSTPIGVNLPNANWIRAEHGSKSVSLANIEHAYEEAKGAGFLEEFTFTKEELERAKKYAGNSSKMHTALHEVVGHASGKLNDGVGTPKETLRNYASTLEEGRADLVALYYIMDPKLMEMGLIDTMEVGKAEYDNYIRNGLMLQLRRLEVGEIIEEDHMRNRQLVAKWAYETGKEDNIIEKKTLDGKTYFVINDYDKLREIFGDQLREIQRIKSEGDYEAGKKLVETYGVQVDPAIHKEVLARTEKLHIAPYNGFIQPELKPVMEGDSIKDIEVIYPTDFTQQMLMYGEKYSFLK
- a CDS encoding HAEPLYID family protein, with the translated sequence MNIRILKASALMLIATTHTVAQNQNSIKDSLFINEIEDSQEPPKVLHAEPLYIDLIRDLGARKGEKEWNLGLGLTDNLTFDSYEALVEYEWAPIDRLGLEVELPFTFYSPLGEQSKETTPNNKLNSIKLATQWSFFVSEKIATSMALGYINEFELSDFGSFGDPLIKGNVYNPFFVIAKRWGNNIHSLIYTGPMIEQNFASSDFHFAYDINTSFHYMITGTRNFVGVEFNKTIHNHDFDMTIRPQMRLGITHNIMIGIVAGIPVSRENERFSSFLRLIWEPKEKKHH
- a CDS encoding T9SS type A sorting domain-containing protein, producing MKKLLPLLLFAFSLSANAQNYKLFPNPSDTLAFSDTEGNVIFIAFDSISSGNTYWPQKETHPDFTGSLNKNCFGHLFDTAWCGYQIVNLAPMKYTFHHTFYEFEIDLSARNTSPDSIGWLRAYGMSYTLLSKFIGKSQQTLFNNQIDSLLTFEITALDSNGITHFTNHYFEVSKNHGLISIPLLYNSDQYYAPTYNSSNAFTRSLFKPLTNGDIYDFQAGDIFHYYHGSYTIDQPWNRHRTYSNLTIIDKNQINADSVLYTVNRVYNKFVLNTQTPPFQMEEIIYRDTVKFGYGQLNERITNELTFQSDTAGSHLPYYGYSTSYSLSEKFKSTFDTNLKRSGVFTSSNQFPTNGSCILIPFEPSPKEALYLSGLGRVHYYDVNFPQVNEQSLIYFESSTGQTWGKPYNISIEELAQQRPLKIYPNPASDVLNIELPDGVQQMEITIIDQVGRTLLKESITKEKSGISVEALSPGAYFIRTNKGSAVPFIKR